Proteins from a single region of Belliella baltica DSM 15883:
- a CDS encoding PAS domain S-box protein, protein MKSKSRNIFYKYPLLSGILVFVLITGLQYFTVKEYDLKISNENQRVKDYSNLIQKQISNAIASSISTTKVLKYIEENYGIDEGFDTIAAELLETNRFIDAIQLVEGGKIKFTYPLEGNENVIGYDILAEPNLRDEALKSIEKRQLYFAGPLKLKQGGIGIVGRNPIFKNNEFWGFAAVIMKFDSFLKLSNIDTSADNPFYVQFSKINNITGKEELFLPPATDDYTGFEDSFTLKEGDWKISVQLKESTAFREVLPFLILRVVLSAVLGFIAYYLTKLPSILNDKLDDRTRELKESNQRFEYASIATSDAIWDWDLTSGHVFRSSNFEKLFGHRIDKYTNNKDFWISQIHAEDYPEVERAMLSFQNGTDEFWESTFRFKKANGKYAYVLDKGIIIRDQDGKALRMIGATQDITAKKLAEKELENEREFLKSLMESLSEAIVACDENGKIIISNRAAREIHGMEVKETMPENWGETYDLYHKDGKTLLRKEEIPLYRAFRGEKIIEEEFKIIPQGESERTVLATGTPITSLEGKNLGAVVAMKDITKSKSNERELLQLSQELAIRARKLEISNTELEQFAYVASHDLQEPLRMITGFLNQLEVKYRNVLDEKAQKYIFFATDGAKRMRQIILDLLEYSRVGNYHEKEEEVAVDQILKNIIILNRRIINW, encoded by the coding sequence ATGAAATCAAAAAGCAGAAACATTTTTTATAAATACCCCCTACTCTCAGGTATTTTGGTTTTTGTACTTATCACTGGATTGCAATACTTTACAGTCAAAGAATATGACTTAAAAATCAGCAATGAAAACCAAAGGGTAAAAGATTATAGTAATCTTATTCAAAAACAAATTTCTAATGCTATCGCAAGTAGCATTTCCACTACCAAAGTTCTCAAATATATTGAAGAAAATTATGGTATTGATGAAGGCTTTGATACCATCGCTGCAGAGCTTCTAGAGACAAACAGGTTCATCGATGCAATTCAACTTGTGGAAGGTGGAAAAATCAAATTCACTTATCCTTTAGAAGGCAACGAAAACGTCATTGGCTATGATATTTTGGCAGAGCCAAATCTTAGAGACGAAGCTCTAAAATCCATTGAAAAAAGACAACTTTATTTTGCAGGGCCACTCAAGTTGAAGCAAGGAGGAATAGGAATAGTGGGTAGAAATCCAATTTTTAAAAATAATGAGTTTTGGGGTTTTGCTGCTGTAATTATGAAATTTGATTCATTTTTGAAGCTATCAAATATTGATACTTCTGCAGATAATCCATTTTATGTCCAATTTTCAAAAATAAATAATATTACAGGTAAAGAAGAGCTTTTCCTTCCCCCTGCTACTGATGATTATACAGGATTCGAGGATTCTTTTACCTTGAAAGAAGGAGATTGGAAAATCTCTGTTCAACTCAAAGAATCTACCGCTTTTAGAGAAGTCTTGCCTTTTTTGATCTTGCGTGTAGTTCTTTCCGCTGTTTTAGGGTTTATTGCCTATTACTTAACAAAGCTCCCTTCCATCCTGAACGACAAGCTAGATGATAGAACACGAGAATTAAAAGAAAGTAATCAACGCTTTGAGTATGCGTCGATTGCAACTTCAGATGCAATTTGGGACTGGGATTTGACATCAGGGCACGTATTTCGTTCTTCTAATTTTGAGAAACTTTTCGGACATCGGATAGACAAATACACCAATAATAAAGATTTTTGGATCAGTCAGATCCATGCAGAAGACTATCCAGAGGTAGAGCGGGCAATGCTGTCTTTCCAAAATGGTACAGACGAATTTTGGGAATCTACTTTTCGATTCAAAAAGGCGAATGGAAAATATGCCTATGTTTTAGACAAAGGAATTATAATCAGAGATCAGGATGGTAAAGCTCTGAGAATGATCGGAGCAACACAAGATATAACTGCCAAAAAATTAGCTGAGAAAGAATTAGAGAACGAAAGAGAATTTTTAAAATCTCTGATGGAAAGTCTCTCTGAAGCCATCGTAGCTTGTGATGAAAATGGAAAAATCATTATTTCAAATCGTGCAGCAAGAGAAATCCATGGGATGGAAGTCAAAGAAACCATGCCTGAAAATTGGGGTGAAACTTATGACCTTTATCACAAAGATGGTAAAACACTCCTACGCAAAGAAGAAATACCACTTTATAGGGCATTTCGAGGAGAAAAAATCATCGAAGAAGAATTCAAAATCATACCTCAAGGAGAGTCTGAAAGAACAGTCTTGGCAACTGGAACTCCGATTACTTCTTTAGAGGGGAAAAATCTCGGTGCTGTCGTAGCGATGAAAGACATCACCAAATCAAAATCCAACGAAAGAGAACTTTTACAACTTAGCCAAGAATTGGCTATCAGAGCTCGCAAACTAGAAATTTCCAATACTGAATTAGAGCAATTCGCTTATGTAGCATCACATGATTTGCAAGAACCACTTCGCATGATTACAGGATTTCTCAATCAGCTTGAAGTCAAGTATCGAAATGTTCTTGACGAAAAAGCTCAAAAATACATCTTCTTTGCTACTGATGGAGCAAAAAGGATGAGACAAATCATCCTAGACCTTTTAGAATACTCTAGAGTTGGAAATTACCACGAAAAGGAAGAAGAAGTAGCTGTAGATCAAATTCTCAAAAATATCATCATTCTCAATAGAAGGATAATCAATTGGTAG
- a CDS encoding ATP-binding protein, translating into MKECFEKKTEFYTCECRVKHKEGHWIWVLDRGKILSWTEDGKPLMMFGTHIEITSLKQNEEELVKSKAFLDTVLNAVDVGIVVCDEDGKLTAFNRAATDMQGIPFKAVGTQDWSKHYSLLKTDGITPLPLEEIPLHRALKNGHLENVEFIIQHLSGKQINLSCTGDQIKDQNGNLLGAVVAMTDITEIKKSTKENEEFGLKFKGIFDSTFQFIGFLSPDGTLLEANQTAMNFAGLEASDLIGKKFWDCYWWTISKETQETLKLNIERAAKGEFVQYEVEVLGKNSTTTILFNLKPLFNSTGEVIAIIPEGRPIQEIVDARNALLHKNEELERFASVASHDLKEPLRMISSFMTLFQKNYGDLLDEKAKKYIHFSVDAASRMTILINDLLNYAKVGSEEAPIELIKTNEMLEKIVPLFHASLEEQNGKIIIEELPDILAKTTPIKMLFQNLIGNALKYQKPDSSPLIKISGKENSESWEFCVQDNGIGIAPQYFEEIFQMFKRLHTKEEYAGTGMGLATCNKIVKQHGGEIWVESEEGKGSHFYFTIKKQNMN; encoded by the coding sequence TTGAAGGAATGTTTTGAGAAAAAGACGGAGTTCTATACATGTGAATGCCGAGTGAAACACAAAGAAGGTCACTGGATTTGGGTTTTGGATCGGGGTAAAATCTTGTCTTGGACAGAAGATGGCAAACCTTTGATGATGTTTGGTACACACATTGAAATCACTAGCTTAAAGCAAAATGAAGAGGAGCTCGTAAAAAGTAAAGCATTTTTGGATACTGTATTGAACGCTGTAGATGTAGGAATAGTAGTTTGTGATGAAGATGGTAAATTGACTGCTTTCAATCGAGCAGCTACAGACATGCAAGGCATTCCTTTCAAAGCAGTGGGTACACAAGATTGGTCCAAGCATTATAGCCTTTTGAAAACTGATGGCATCACGCCATTACCACTTGAAGAAATCCCATTACACAGGGCCTTAAAAAACGGTCATTTGGAAAATGTTGAATTCATTATTCAGCACCTATCTGGCAAACAGATTAACCTAAGTTGTACAGGTGATCAAATAAAGGATCAAAATGGAAATCTTTTGGGAGCAGTGGTGGCCATGACTGACATCACAGAAATCAAAAAATCCACGAAGGAAAATGAAGAATTCGGACTCAAATTCAAAGGTATATTCGATTCCACATTTCAATTTATCGGTTTCCTCAGCCCTGATGGAACACTTCTAGAAGCCAATCAAACAGCTATGAATTTTGCAGGCTTGGAAGCAAGTGACCTGATAGGAAAGAAATTTTGGGATTGCTATTGGTGGACCATTTCCAAAGAAACGCAAGAAACACTCAAGTTAAATATTGAACGAGCTGCCAAAGGCGAATTTGTTCAGTATGAAGTTGAAGTTTTGGGTAAAAATAGCACCACAACTATTCTTTTTAACCTTAAACCTCTTTTCAATTCTACTGGAGAAGTCATCGCTATCATTCCTGAAGGTAGGCCTATTCAAGAAATCGTCGATGCAAGAAATGCTCTGCTTCACAAAAATGAAGAGCTCGAAAGATTTGCAAGTGTAGCTTCCCATGATTTGAAAGAGCCGCTGAGAATGATCAGCAGTTTCATGACTTTATTCCAAAAGAATTATGGAGATTTGTTAGATGAAAAAGCCAAAAAATACATTCATTTTTCAGTGGATGCAGCTTCCCGGATGACAATTTTAATTAATGATCTTCTCAATTATGCAAAAGTTGGCAGCGAAGAAGCCCCTATTGAACTGATCAAAACCAATGAAATGCTTGAAAAAATAGTGCCTTTGTTTCATGCGAGTTTGGAAGAACAGAACGGAAAAATAATAATTGAGGAATTACCAGACATTCTAGCTAAGACTACGCCTATCAAAATGCTTTTTCAAAACCTTATCGGAAATGCATTAAAATACCAAAAGCCAGATTCCTCCCCTCTAATAAAAATTAGTGGAAAAGAAAATAGTGAAAGTTGGGAATTCTGTGTACAAGATAACGGGATAGGAATTGCTCCTCAATATTTTGAAGAGATCTTTCAAATGTTCAAAAGACTCCATACCAAAGAAGAATATGCAGGAACAGGAATGGGATTAGCCACTTGTAATAAGATTGTAAAACAGCATGGAGGAGAAATTTGGGTAGAATCTGAAGAAGGTAAAGGCAGTCATTTTTATTTCACAATCAAAAAACAAAATATGAATTGA
- a CDS encoding PAS domain S-box protein — translation MNISSTPDEFTTAFEFASIGMGLVSLEGRFLKVNKSLCNLLGYTSEEFTKLTFQEITHPDDLERDLEFVYKLINDEIENYQIEKRYFTKNGNVIWINLSGSKVKNPDGSFKHFIAQIEDITPRKNAFKKIEEQNFRIQNIIEGTNAGTWEWNVQTGATIFNKRWAEMIGYTLEELEPISIKTWLEIVHPDDAPI, via the coding sequence ATAAATATTTCTTCCACTCCAGACGAGTTTACCACAGCATTTGAATTTGCTTCTATTGGAATGGGATTGGTTTCTTTGGAGGGTAGATTTTTGAAAGTGAATAAAAGTCTTTGTAACCTATTAGGCTACACATCAGAAGAATTTACAAAGCTGACCTTTCAAGAAATCACCCATCCAGACGACCTTGAAAGAGACCTTGAATTCGTCTATAAATTGATTAATGATGAAATAGAAAACTATCAAATTGAGAAACGCTATTTTACTAAAAATGGGAATGTAATTTGGATCAATCTCAGTGGTTCCAAAGTCAAAAATCCTGACGGAAGCTTCAAGCATTTTATTGCACAAATTGAAGACATTACACCTAGAAAAAATGCATTTAAGAAAATCGAAGAGCAGAATTTTCGAATCCAAAATATCATTGAAGGAACGAATGCTGGTACTTGGGAATGGAATGTGCAGACGGGTGCGACTATATTCAACAAGCGATGGGCTGAGATGATTGGTTATACTTTAGAGGAATTAGAACCAATCAGTATCAAAACTTGGCTAGAAATCGTCCATCCTGATGACGCCCCTATCTAA
- a CDS encoding ligand-binding sensor domain-containing protein: MNRKILFKTLFLIASVISVLKNSPSLAQQIAVGANDLPYIPVFFNNDNSLPQNTVFDIEKDDFGFLWIATEEGMVRYDGSTFSQFNKDKYKEIVSNIFYDVHKVENEGVWAASDNSLVLFNKRILKVIDAREVIHDNVISSIAKDKQGRLWIGTLGDRLYYLENDEIKVFESWEIAEGRKIQVIDVVGDNLLIGTNKGLYQFNLISEKITLVNQSENLDIQTILPNENEYFIGTKNNGIHHFKNNTLAPDSFNENFDFPFVNHIALDQNKNIWAGISEEGLYFSENGEIQKLDIEGLDENLIRIIYIDQDHIWLGTTGFGMIQLKPASIQMVKTDQEKIEGSVFPIYQHTNNQVFVGTARKGFYQIINNESRLFDESDGLTNNIIASITGRDQKIFFGTHEGVNSFDLETNTISAEKSINQQLKGKIVNTLFKDSNDQVWILTSNGGVYTMDQEERLTPIKIPEKFSHTDLITILEDSKKRIWLGSFATGMLSIENYRLVKEYQLPIEIKSKIIFDIYEDPEGDLWLATESGLISFDHDDFTEVKPINGLKSQAIYAIQDDNKGHIWLSSNSGLTSIPIEDLVQFKSSSDHFLIRSKSFNRSNGMANSETNGNCYPSSQMLNNGELWFPTIKGIAKVDPGFITHQTDAPQIIIEGIYIGDSFLDTQSDIEIPAGTFKFEINFNSIDFEDPENTQYYYRFKNQSTSLISLGRRNQIILTSIDPGTYTVEIHAYKAGKWSVPQEINFKVNGFFTESIYFKFLIFTFIFLMGALTIIYFKKFKEGKELEQKVKNRTADLEKSRLALENALKDIELQNTKLKEITWLQSHVVRAPLTRVMGLAHLLKNQENYKHIHKSKSELITELEDGLLEIDDIIREIHLKSEKLENN, from the coding sequence ATGAACAGAAAAATCCTTTTCAAGACATTATTCTTGATTGCCTCTGTAATTAGTGTTTTAAAAAATAGTCCTTCTCTTGCTCAACAAATCGCTGTTGGCGCAAATGACCTACCCTATATTCCTGTTTTCTTCAACAATGACAATAGTCTTCCTCAAAATACAGTTTTTGATATTGAGAAAGATGACTTTGGCTTTTTGTGGATTGCAACGGAAGAAGGGATGGTTCGCTATGATGGGTCCACATTTTCACAGTTCAACAAAGATAAATACAAAGAGATCGTATCGAATATTTTTTATGATGTTCATAAAGTAGAAAACGAGGGAGTTTGGGCAGCAAGTGACAATAGCCTGGTTTTATTTAATAAGCGAATTTTGAAAGTCATAGATGCTAGAGAAGTCATACATGACAACGTAATCAGCTCAATCGCAAAAGACAAACAGGGAAGATTGTGGATTGGCACTTTGGGCGACCGCTTATATTATTTAGAAAATGATGAAATCAAAGTTTTTGAATCTTGGGAAATAGCCGAGGGGAGAAAAATCCAAGTCATAGATGTCGTAGGAGATAATTTGCTCATTGGCACAAATAAAGGTCTTTATCAATTCAACCTAATTTCTGAAAAAATCACTTTAGTCAATCAATCTGAAAACCTTGATATTCAGACCATTCTACCAAATGAAAATGAATACTTTATTGGGACTAAAAACAATGGAATTCATCACTTCAAAAACAATACATTAGCTCCAGACTCTTTTAATGAAAATTTTGATTTTCCTTTTGTAAACCATATTGCGCTGGATCAAAACAAGAATATCTGGGCAGGTATTTCTGAAGAAGGGCTCTACTTTTCAGAAAATGGAGAAATTCAAAAACTAGATATTGAAGGTTTAGATGAAAACTTAATTCGGATTATCTACATAGATCAAGATCATATTTGGTTAGGTACTACAGGCTTTGGGATGATACAGCTTAAACCTGCATCCATCCAAATGGTAAAAACAGATCAAGAAAAAATTGAAGGCTCAGTTTTTCCAATTTATCAACACACAAACAATCAAGTATTTGTAGGAACTGCAAGAAAGGGCTTTTATCAAATTATTAACAATGAAAGTAGGCTATTTGATGAATCAGATGGTTTGACAAATAATATCATAGCATCAATTACTGGCAGAGATCAGAAGATTTTTTTCGGTACTCATGAAGGGGTGAATAGCTTTGATTTGGAAACTAATACTATCAGTGCAGAAAAAAGCATCAACCAACAACTCAAAGGTAAAATTGTCAATACCCTATTTAAAGATTCAAATGATCAAGTTTGGATTCTCACTTCCAATGGCGGTGTCTATACAATGGATCAAGAAGAGCGGCTTACTCCAATAAAAATTCCTGAAAAATTCAGCCATACTGATTTGATTACAATATTAGAAGATTCAAAAAAGCGAATATGGCTAGGTTCATTTGCCACTGGAATGCTCAGCATAGAAAACTACAGGCTTGTAAAAGAATATCAACTTCCAATTGAAATAAAATCTAAGATAATTTTCGACATCTATGAAGACCCTGAAGGTGATTTATGGCTTGCGACAGAATCTGGTCTGATATCCTTTGATCATGATGATTTCACAGAGGTAAAACCTATCAACGGATTAAAATCTCAAGCAATTTATGCCATTCAAGATGATAACAAAGGGCATATTTGGCTGAGTAGCAATTCCGGCTTGACCAGTATTCCAATTGAAGACTTGGTACAATTCAAATCTTCGTCTGATCACTTTTTGATCCGTTCCAAATCATTCAATCGATCAAATGGAATGGCAAATAGTGAAACAAATGGAAATTGCTACCCTTCTTCTCAAATGCTTAATAATGGTGAACTTTGGTTTCCTACGATAAAGGGAATAGCCAAAGTAGATCCAGGTTTCATTACTCATCAAACTGATGCACCTCAGATAATTATAGAAGGGATATACATTGGGGATAGCTTTTTGGATACTCAATCCGACATCGAAATCCCCGCAGGTACTTTCAAATTTGAAATCAATTTCAATTCTATTGATTTTGAAGATCCTGAAAACACACAATATTACTATAGATTCAAAAATCAATCTACTTCTCTGATTTCACTTGGCAGAAGAAACCAAATCATTTTGACATCTATAGATCCAGGAACTTATACAGTAGAAATTCACGCTTACAAAGCTGGAAAATGGTCTGTACCTCAAGAAATAAATTTCAAAGTGAATGGTTTCTTTACAGAAAGCATTTACTTCAAGTTTTTAATTTTCACTTTCATCTTTTTGATGGGTGCCTTGACTATCATTTATTTTAAAAAATTCAAAGAGGGAAAAGAACTTGAACAAAAAGTAAAAAACCGAACTGCTGATTTAGAAAAATCTAGATTGGCCCTAGAAAATGCTTTAAAAGATATAGAGCTTCAAAATACCAAACTTAAGGAAATCACATGGTTACAATCCCATGTCGTAAGAGCGCCTCTGACAAGGGTGATGGGACTTGCACATTTACTGAAAAATCAAGAAAATTATAAGCATATTCACAAATCAAAATCTGAATTAATCACTGAATTGGAAGATGGATTATTGGAGATCGATGATATCATTAGAGAAATTCATTTGAAATCCGAAAAATTAGAAAATAACTAA
- a CDS encoding sensor histidine kinase, whose translation MEKSTSYQSIKGISYVTITAVLLFLLVNKFYSNLSEKIEQLELLNKKLNQQSRKLENSNRDLEQMVYVASHDLQEPLRMVSSFMGQLQQKHNEELDQKGRRYIKFALDGAERMKRIILDLLDFAEAVNIEESTVTINLNELMEKVVASHQRTIHEKKAVITWENMPEIKGKKIQLIQVFQNLLSNALTYHKEDTIPKIHIGFENKSDTYQFSIKDNGIGINPKYQEQIFNIFKRLHTQDEFQGTGMGLAISKKIILNLDGKIWVNSSEGNGSTFYFTLPKSKNSPQ comes from the coding sequence TTGGAAAAATCAACAAGCTATCAATCCATAAAAGGAATTTCTTATGTGACTATCACAGCTGTTCTTTTATTTCTTTTGGTAAATAAATTTTACTCAAACTTATCTGAGAAAATCGAACAATTAGAATTACTCAATAAAAAGCTGAATCAACAGTCTAGGAAACTTGAAAATTCAAATAGAGATTTGGAACAAATGGTTTATGTAGCTTCTCATGATTTGCAAGAGCCTTTGAGAATGGTTTCGAGCTTTATGGGGCAACTTCAGCAAAAACATAATGAAGAATTAGACCAAAAAGGAAGGCGCTACATCAAGTTTGCACTAGATGGGGCTGAAAGGATGAAAAGAATCATTCTTGATCTTTTGGACTTTGCCGAAGCAGTAAATATTGAAGAGAGTACCGTCACGATCAACCTCAACGAGCTGATGGAAAAAGTAGTAGCTTCCCATCAAAGAACAATTCATGAAAAAAAAGCAGTGATCACTTGGGAGAATATGCCTGAAATCAAGGGGAAGAAAATTCAACTAATACAAGTTTTTCAAAACTTGCTATCAAATGCACTGACATACCACAAAGAAGACACCATTCCAAAAATCCATATTGGTTTTGAGAATAAATCAGACACTTATCAATTTTCTATCAAAGACAATGGGATAGGAATTAATCCAAAATATCAAGAACAAATTTTTAATATTTTCAAACGACTGCATACCCAAGATGAATTTCAAGGCACCGGAATGGGCCTGGCCATTTCTAAAAAAATAATCCTCAATTTAGATGGGAAAATTTGGGTAAATTCCTCTGAAGGAAATGGCAGTACATTTTATTTTACTCTTCCAAAATCCAAAAATAGTCCGCAGTAA
- a CDS encoding PAS domain S-box protein — protein sequence MNNSLNLKIFEASPLPSLLILKDEPKFTLLAANKAYLEVTNSKKEDLIGKGLFEAFPAEVNEAEGDAEKLLSAIQKVIDTKQAYKAPVQKYKIPVRGTEEYLDIYWDPMFTPIFDEKGEISHILHTTEDITSTVLVEKDLESSNQKWDDLIFTIDGIFWEAKINPLQFTFVSPQAKEMLGYDTEEWKALGFWESKIYKDDKNFTINYCENQVQKGLNHNFEYRFVKKNGEVIWMSDVVSVIKEDGKPKLLRGIMTNINDRKNAEKERDKNRSKLENILDRSLDVICTIDQNGFFRDMSSASINIWGYQPQEMIGRKFMDFVHEEDKEKTKKAAEEIMNGLNMTNFENKYHRKDGSIVPIVWSAKFDSRDQIMYCVAKDGTEKQKLEDKNKLRLAINSIFTEDLDLNHIASKSLKLFLKYSQLDYAELWMLSLDNKSMILEAYDGPEHIKPKREIREYNGKVGLMSEISKREDLLYIEELQKHKSVARSEFLIKHNFKSAICYPVRFDGKVIAGILLCSIDKIVDLKDIPTLDIEFLVQLGSMIKRKKAEYELNLFFDLSPDLLCIAGFDGYFKKINQSFVKTLGYTEEEILSISYNDFTHPEDKGSTQSTVKKLSDGNNITYYESRYKTKSGKYIWLAWTSTPLLEEGLIFAIAKDITERKKQEEALKVSNKKVFEILESIQDGFCALDQDWKVTYWNTEAEKLLLKKRELILGKNIWEAFPEALNLNFYSYLDQTMKEQKPIRFEEYFSPLNLWLDLSAFPSEDGITVYFRNINDRKAAEEQMLDLNLSLEHKAKELQESNAELEQFAFVASHDLQEPLRMVTSFLHQLKKKYSPVLDQKGLQYIHYASDGAVRMRQIILDLLDYSRVGRVEYQIEKINLNELMKEISRINHTVLEEKQALLTWDNLPEINGEKGPIFQLFQNFISNGLKYQKKSVNPKVHVSFRENREYWEFAVTDNGIGIATEYQSKIFEIFQRLHHKDEYSGTGIGLAICKKIIEKYGGKIKLESEVGTGSKFVFTIKKKI from the coding sequence ATGAACAATAGTCTTAATCTAAAAATTTTCGAAGCCTCACCGCTTCCCTCCTTGTTGATTTTAAAAGATGAACCAAAGTTCACTTTACTTGCTGCGAATAAAGCTTATTTAGAAGTAACCAACAGCAAAAAAGAAGATTTGATTGGAAAAGGACTCTTTGAAGCATTTCCAGCAGAAGTGAATGAAGCAGAAGGTGATGCAGAAAAGTTATTATCTGCAATTCAGAAAGTTATAGACACAAAGCAAGCCTACAAAGCACCAGTACAGAAATATAAAATTCCCGTTAGAGGAACTGAAGAGTACCTTGATATTTACTGGGATCCTATGTTCACTCCAATTTTTGATGAAAAAGGTGAGATTTCTCATATCCTTCACACAACGGAAGATATTACTTCAACAGTCCTCGTAGAAAAAGACCTTGAGTCTTCAAACCAAAAATGGGATGACTTGATTTTCACGATTGATGGTATATTTTGGGAAGCGAAAATCAACCCACTTCAATTTACTTTTGTCAGCCCTCAAGCAAAAGAAATGCTTGGTTATGATACGGAAGAATGGAAAGCACTAGGGTTTTGGGAATCAAAAATTTACAAAGACGATAAAAATTTCACGATCAATTATTGTGAAAATCAAGTTCAAAAGGGTCTCAATCATAATTTTGAATACAGATTTGTCAAAAAAAATGGAGAGGTTATCTGGATGAGTGATGTAGTATCTGTCATAAAGGAAGATGGCAAACCAAAGCTCCTCAGAGGAATAATGACCAATATCAATGACAGAAAAAATGCAGAAAAAGAAAGAGATAAAAACAGATCCAAACTAGAAAATATCCTCGATAGATCCCTAGACGTCATCTGCACCATTGACCAAAATGGTTTTTTTAGAGACATGAGTTCAGCTTCTATCAATATTTGGGGTTATCAGCCTCAAGAAATGATCGGTAGAAAATTCATGGATTTTGTTCATGAAGAAGATAAAGAGAAAACCAAAAAAGCGGCGGAAGAAATCATGAATGGTCTCAATATGACCAATTTTGAAAATAAATATCACAGAAAAGATGGTTCTATTGTACCCATAGTTTGGTCTGCAAAATTTGATTCACGAGATCAAATCATGTATTGTGTGGCAAAAGATGGAACTGAAAAACAAAAATTAGAAGATAAAAACAAATTACGCTTAGCCATCAATTCGATTTTTACCGAAGATTTGGATCTCAATCATATTGCAAGCAAATCCTTAAAACTTTTCTTAAAATATTCTCAATTGGACTATGCAGAGCTTTGGATGCTTAGCTTGGATAATAAAAGCATGATATTGGAGGCTTATGATGGGCCTGAACATATCAAACCCAAACGCGAAATTCGTGAATACAATGGAAAGGTCGGCCTGATGTCAGAAATTAGTAAAAGGGAAGACTTGCTCTACATTGAAGAACTTCAAAAACACAAAAGTGTAGCGAGAAGCGAATTTTTAATCAAACATAACTTCAAATCTGCGATATGCTATCCTGTAAGATTTGATGGAAAAGTAATTGCTGGGATATTGCTCTGTAGCATCGATAAAATAGTTGACCTAAAAGATATCCCAACTTTAGACATTGAATTCTTGGTTCAACTGGGATCAATGATTAAAAGAAAAAAAGCCGAATATGAATTGAATCTATTTTTCGATCTTTCTCCAGACTTATTATGTATTGCAGGGTTTGATGGCTATTTCAAAAAAATCAACCAATCCTTTGTCAAAACACTTGGATACACTGAAGAAGAAATTTTAAGCATCAGCTACAACGACTTCACACATCCAGAAGATAAAGGAAGCACACAGTCAACAGTAAAAAAACTAAGTGATGGAAATAACATCACCTATTATGAAAGTCGCTACAAAACAAAATCCGGTAAATACATTTGGCTAGCCTGGACATCAACACCTTTACTAGAAGAAGGATTAATTTTTGCGATAGCTAAAGATATTACAGAAAGAAAAAAACAAGAAGAAGCGCTAAAAGTATCAAACAAAAAAGTATTTGAAATTCTTGAAAGTATCCAAGATGGATTTTGTGCATTGGACCAAGATTGGAAGGTGACCTATTGGAATACAGAAGCAGAAAAACTCTTGCTCAAAAAAAGGGAGCTCATCTTGGGGAAAAATATTTGGGAAGCATTTCCTGAGGCATTGAACCTAAACTTCTACTCCTATTTGGATCAAACCATGAAGGAACAAAAACCAATAAGGTTTGAAGAATATTTTTCTCCCCTCAACCTTTGGTTAGATCTCAGTGCTTTTCCTTCTGAGGATGGAATAACGGTTTATTTTAGAAATATCAATGATCGTAAAGCCGCAGAAGAACAAATGTTGGATTTAAATCTTTCTTTAGAACATAAAGCAAAAGAATTGCAAGAATCGAATGCTGAATTGGAGCAATTTGCATTTGTAGCTTCTCATGATTTACAAGAACCTCTCAGGATGGTGACGAGTTTTCTTCATCAACTCAAAAAGAAATATTCCCCAGTCTTAGACCAAAAAGGACTTCAATACATTCATTACGCCTCAGATGGCGCTGTGAGAATGAGGCAAATCATTCTTGACTTACTTGATTACTCAAGGGTTGGTCGTGTTGAATACCAAATAGAAAAGATCAATTTGAACGAGCTGATGAAAGAAATCAGCAGAATCAACCATACTGTTTTAGAAGAGAAACAGGCGCTTTTAACATGGGATAACTTACCGGAAATCAATGGTGAAAAAGGTCCTATTTTTCAATTATTTCAAAATTTCATCTCCAATGGCCTCAAGTATCAAAAGAAATCTGTCAACCCAAAGGTGCATGTTTCTTTCAGAGAAAACAGGGAATATTGGGAGTTTGCAGTCACAGATAATGGAATAGGAATTGCAACTGAATATCAATCCAAAATCTTTGAAATATTTCAAAGGCTTCATCACAAAGACGAATATTCTGGTACTGGAATCGGCTTAGCTATCTGTAAGAAAATCATAGAAAAATACGGAGGAAAGATTAAACTTGAATCTGAAGTTGGAACAGGAAGTAAGTTTGTATTTACCATTAAAAAGAAAATATAA